Genomic segment of Musa acuminata AAA Group cultivar baxijiao unplaced genomic scaffold, Cavendish_Baxijiao_AAA HiC_scaffold_946, whole genome shotgun sequence:
CCTTGTTACAATAGAGGAAAAAATCCCTCCCAAACCGTGCTTGCATTTTTCATTGCACACGACTTtccctatgtatacatataaaaaacatcccgagaaaaaagaagaaagtataagaattttgactactcagttgattcaaccactacactacttacatgagcatttcagaatgagcatgagcatttcagaatgagaattcgtgaatatttttttctcttgatctctatatctatagatcatttctattatatcttctatttctattgtattgttttatgcctaattttattataattatttaccaggtcattgatacggataatatccaaataccaaatacgttctctatatgatccatgtaaataaaaagaagttattttggggaagatcaaagaaagaacttgttcttcttccgtaaagaattcttctaataatcccgaacttaatctttgcaaaaactgcgtactgtacttttatgtttacgggccaaagttctagcacacgaaagtcgaagtatatacttcattcgatacaaactctgtttttttgaggatccactatgatagtgagaaagatttctacatatccgccaaatcgattaataatatcacaatctgataaatcggtccaaatcggcttactaataggatgcccggatacggtacaaaattagctttagacaatgatcgaacaagagaataattgggactatggtatcaaatttcttagtaaaaatatccattagaaatgaattctctagcatttgattccttaccgccgaagaatttattagtacacttgaaagataacccagaaaatagaaagaatagtttgataattggtttatatggatcctgtacggttgagaccaaaaatgaaaataatattgccagaaatttacaaagtggcatttccatttcttcatcagaaaatgagttccccttgaaccagaatcgcttttccttgatatcgaacatagtgcatggaaggatctttgaagacccataaagtcttctgaaaaaaatttcggcacactacaagatgttctatttttccataaaaatgtgttcgttcaagaaaggctccaaaagatgttaatcgtaaataagaagattgtttacgaagaaaaactaatacaaattcacattcagatacataagaattatataagaaccaaaatagtcttttattttcttttgaaaaaacataaatagatttcttcggagtaatgagactattccaattataatattcgtagagaaagaaccgcaataaatgcaaagagggaacatcctggatacaggattgaaggatttggaccaggatttccatatggatgggatgaggtattagtatatctgacagataatttaaatgcgataatttatcctctaaaaaaggaaatattgaatgaatagattgtaaattatgagatttggtatttttttttcttcaagggaagatactaattgcagcgagaatggaatttccacaatgactgcaaaaccttctgatatcatctgagaaaaaaaatgggaataaaaataattgttgtgcccaacgaatcgattttggtaagaatcattaaccgaataaatcaaataattttgttgatacaTTCGAATAATTAAACGTTTCACAAGTACTGAACTAAATTTATTGCCATAACCCCAAAATTCACGGGTTCATAAAAAATTGAACTATTTAAACCCTGATCATAAGCAAATACGTAAATATACTCCTGAAAAAGAAGTGGATATAGAAAGTATTGTTGCCGAGATCTATCTTTTTCTAAATATCCTTGTAATTCTTCCATTACATTTCCACTTGAAGCAGGGGTAGGAGGCATTTATTGGGTTATCAAATGATACATAGTGCAATATGGTCAAAACAGGGTATTTTTGTATTCTATTATGTATATAGAATACaatagtaataaaaatatataccccgaaaaggaaacagggagtccaatcaatagatctttttattctctttttctatcGAATTGGTTTATCTTCGTTGTTTATCTTCGTTATAATTACAAGAGGATAACAAACCCTTTATTTTTGCAACCCGATCGCTCTTTTGACTTTGGAATTTATTCTCTTTATCAGTATACTGTTTCTTCTACACATCCGTTTCTAATCCATAATAAAGAATAGttaggatttattaaaaaaaaaggaaaagaatcaaTGGTCCACCCACAGGAGAACTCACCCTTTCCCGTATAAGGCACTAATCTATTTTTAACGTCTAATTAGATCGGGTAATCGTTCAATTCAAATTAAGAACATAAGCTCGTTGCTTTTTGTTTTACCAAAATTGGAACCATAGGCTCTATCCATTTATTCACTAGACCCAACTGTAAATGTGAATTTGTTTTGTCCccttcccttccaaaaattttttatttttgtagcgatccagtaaggataaactaaaagttccactttcatttgaatttgtaattttttaataaaatatttaataaaataagaaattttttttattacgacATGCTACTTTTTCCATTCATTACCCTTGAGGATCAGTCGTGGTCTTATAGACTCTACCAATAGTCTGGACGAATTTGTTGCTTATCAAAATGTGTAAAAGATCATAGTCGCACTTAAAAGCCGAGTACTCTACCGTTGAGTTAGCAAcccgaataaaataaaataaataggatatgtagatacgataaaaatgaaaaatccattaaattgcACTGCACGACCCCATCAAAACATtgaactaataataaataaaaaaatattttatgttttatgatcgattatacaaaataaatagaaaatgtacagatcatatttaaaaacaccagattcctaaaagagatgctaaaattgtgacagacctaccagttttttatcaattttttatttttgttaagttaaattccaaaatacgtcttatatgacagtaaacccaacaatgcaaaacccattatttgagtaaaagtgaagttaaaacccaatatggggtctggataaagagatttatttatctatgatcaattaatttatctatgatcaattatatttgttcgatacaccattgtcaatatgaatgcaatgttgagaaacaaataacaaataaagtaaataaaataaggatttgtattgggttggcacaacataaataagaaattttgatggaaaaaaataaggaaaagataaagaaaaaatctcgggtttactcaatcaatagaggtacaataagcaagataatcccttgtttgttggtggattcctataacaagaaaaaagtaaatttaagtatgaatagagcaagaaaagggaaaattttaggtaaaaaattgtaagtaaaaaattatacaaagatagattttatattaatcatctccccccttttttattaattttgttgttttttcttttaattaactcgaggttttttctttaaaaaattctgccttacttaaaatatcataaacagtTCCTGTAGGTTGAGCGCCCTTTTCAAGGAAATATAGAATAGCGGGAACGTttaaataagtttgattctttatcgGATCATAAAAACCCACTTTTCGAaaatctcttccttctcttcgggATCGAACATCAATTGCAAACGATTCGATAGATGGCTCATTGGGATAGATGTACATAAACAATCCCCCCCAGAAACGTATAGGAGGTTTTTCTCCTCATACGGCTCGAGctcgagaaaaaattatttttatttcggtatatctttctgtatataatatcaaatagtaaacacaaaataatgactcaaatcatagtctaattcattattattattttgttcttcctaaaaaaaaaaaaaaaaataaatttcattcgtactcataactcaagttgggtaattctgacagaattcgaaggGAAATCCTTAGACATTTCTTGAGCCGTCTCTAACCTCTTTTGTTTGTCTCATCTCGAATCTATTTTATTCCTAATTCTGATCCAATTTTTGAGACAATTGAAAATAGTGTTTCCTTGTTTCGGAATCCTTTATCTTTGCTTTGTAAAATCATTGGGTTTAGACATTACTTCGGTGATCCTTACTCCTTTCAAAAGGGCAGCAACataccttttgttttttttatttctttctatagAAATAGAATACCCATAGAAATAGAATACGAAGAATTGATTCCTCTGTGATACacttttttttgatcgaaatagttttatcaattccgattattttatattttaaggatataCTTACAAAGCTGgtctaacttattgattgattggcACCTAGATTCTTCCCCTTGATAAATGAATCAATCCTTTCCGCTCGAGCTCCATCATGTACTATCAACCTAAGAAAAATTAGATTCCTAATGGAACAGAACAAACTATGTCGAGCCAAGAGCATCTTCATTTGTATAGAAAATGGTGGATGTAAAAATCCACAGCGGATCATGTCCTTCAAGTCGCACGTTGCTTTCTACCACATCGTTTCAAACGAAGTTTTACCATAACATTCCTCTAATTTAGAATTCAATTTAATTTCAAACCGCAATGGAATTGATTTAATATGTAATCATGAATAGTCATTGGCTCGATGGGAACAACGGGAACTATATAATAGTCTATACTTTATACCTATGGATAGATAAGTATTCTATGGATAGATAAGTATTGTATTTATCCGGAGAAAGCTCAGCAAGGATCCAATTTCTTTAACTCGATATTCTATCATATGAATGAAACGTATTTCTAAGAAAGATGTTTGCTTAAGACTTATTTACTTTACATCTCCAACAGATTGTTCGGGACGATCAATCATGAAATGCAGAATCTATTTTTCTAGAACAAAAAAACTATAAACCTCAAAtcctttaatttaatatatttccaatcccggaaaaaaataaattattagtcaaataaactgttccaatgaccaaaaaacaaaaaggtcGTAAGTTTCTAGATACTATTGATTTATCATATTTCTTCGAGTACCAACCAAGAGTtcataaaaaaatgttttaaaaatCTCCGACTTCAACATCATGACTGGAACTATGTTTTCTAGTCATGACTAAACTGGATCTCTAATTCAATCACCAAGTCGACGCAATCACAATGAGTAGCTAAAAATTTTTAGCAGATATTTCATTCCCTAAGGAGACATAAATTTTACCATGTTCAAttgaattatcaattggttttcttttaaccaaagaagtaaattgataatctagtttatctattttcatgagtatgaaatagaaaaggtctcatgtacggcaacattaagatccttattctttctttcatctgaaagaaagaatctgaatATTGTTACTGGGggtaatcatggatatttttaaaatcaaagaTCCCCTTCCACAAATTCTTTTCACTTAAGTGAAAGgccattgttattgaaatacaacaacattgttattgaaatacaacaacattgttattgaaatacaacaatataataacaatacacaatatatatcatacatatagGCATAGCGTAGGCCTTGTTTATTTTAGTTTATATAGATTTTGTTTTACTTCAGGTTCAACAATTTTTCCATCAATTCCATAAAATCAAGTTAAAATATATGGAATATCAAAATTTCCCCCCAATCGCTACGTTACATTGATTTACAATTATTTTCATTTGAGGCATCTAAGATATAAGATAGAAAGAAATGGAATTCAGAcaatttttatcctatttttTCCCACGCCACAGCACAGCTTTAGAAGTTTTAAAACCAGTGATGAAATTAGTACGACAAACTCCCTACTCTTTAGTCTTCACATAGAATGTGAAATTGGGATACCCTATTTTTGACTTTAGGCTTTGTGTGGAAGGGAATAGAGATGCTTTTGTTTCACGCTTCAATTCGGAATGCATCATGTGAGAATTATAATTCATATTTAGAattcatatttcatgaatatgggacataatgaatataacaatagtacgagcatattatgaatgtgaatgatagaccccaaatttctcttttttttattcaaaaaaacttCCACCTGTATTTGACACTTTATTATGCTTGTGATAAATCAAATGGATTCTAAGAATCCATTCTAAGAATTcattctaagaattcagaacaaaagacattctaagaattcagaacaaaagaaaaggttGTTCTCTTTAAGATTTTTCCGTTTTATGTGGGATACAATGTGATCCCATCTTTTGTTTCTGATGGAAACGATCTGGGACGGAAGGATTCGAACCTCCGAATAACGGGACCAAAACCCGCTGCCTTACCGCTTGGCCACGCCCCATTTTTCCTGTTTGGCACTAGTCAAGACTATTATTAGAATTAGTTATTCGTCaatccccccccccaaaaaaatacataatacataataaaaacatatggggtattttgtttgttgctaggattcaacacatgtagattagatatagaatcaaaaaagttaattgatcattacatagaattcaattaagataatgtatgaaagtagaattccttgtattctcatttgagaatggaaggaaggatttttgatttgggagagttcaaaaaaaaagaaggattttttgacttgcctttttcatttttcccttataaaaataactcaatcaaaataaaattatctaatcTACAAGAACGAAATGTTTGTTATGTTTAATATCTTTAGCTTAATCTGTATCTGTCTTAATTCTGTCCTTTATTCGAATAGTTTTTTCTTTGCCAAATTGCCTGAAGCTTATGCCGTTTTCAATCCAATCGTAGATGTGATGCCTGTCATACctgttctcttttttctcttagcctttgtttggcaagctgctgtaagttttcgataaaatccttaatactttgccaaatccattcatgatttattcgacaaaaaaaattataaaaatggataagatcggctaagtcttacattagaattataaaccctcgattaaaaaatggaaattcttgtatattgagtaaccgcggagatgaattttgatcagtttatttactcgttctgacctttcagtgagtaaggagtttattaggtctaggtcccctacaatacctaattgtcgatatgacaagaaaatttttgtgaggaaggaataaaaatcttattacaaagaaattcgtaaaagtgactttctttttcttttcaaatcaaaaaactccattttggggggtatgatgtcaaatcaaacaaaatagtatatgtggtaaaaagaaaaaataggtaatctattccctttttctaaaatgatcttatcttggagattgtgtaatgcttactctcaaactctttgtttacacagtagtgatattctttgtttctctcttcatcttcggattcttatctaatgatccgggacgtaatcctggacgtgaggaataaaaaaaaattgagttttctttgtttttctaattttttcttattattttatctattccatatattcactttacctataaaaaaataaaggaatcgaaattccttcgaaatcgaaagtatcaagtaatcagagcgggcggagagagagggattcgaaccctcggtacgaataactcgtacaacggattagcaatccgccgctttagtccactcagccatctctcccaatttaaataaaattgaaatttcaataaaatttcaaatgaaattgaaattaactatttcaatttaaattgaaattaaataaaaaaagaaaagaaaataataaaaaagaaaaaatttttaatttttaagatattaattattaagtttaagaaagacattaatataatattttttattaagaaagatattaaacattataatttaagaaagatattaaacattataattataacattatcattagaaatatgaaacattctattaaaatttctaattatagaatagatttcattacagatgaaataaaaaaaaaataaaaagtgaataattaaaaattaaaattattaataaattctaatctaaatttaaaggttaaaggaattgaaattttattttcaattaaagtaaagaaaaaacaaattaaaggttttttttatgtaataaaaaatttcttaaatattataatattaaatattataatattatattataagtaattttataagtaattgtatattataagtaattatataattaagtaattaataatattatattataataatattatattataagtaattatataattaagtaattatataattataattatataattatatttatattaagttaagttaattttaataatttaagtaatgtaattatataagtaattatataattatatttatatttaagttaATTTACATTTACGTAATTTAATTTAAGTTTCATTTAAGTAAGTTAAGAGTAAGTCAAGAACGAATTTGATCAAGAATTCCATTTAGATAAGATTCGAAACAGGTATCTCCAATAGAAAGAAAACCTTACTTCTTTAATTTTGTACGAAAGGTTTATTCTCCCGGCCTGGTCCTAGTTAAGTACTGGCCGGGCCAGTACCTCTTTTTTTGTCCAGCTTCAATGACCCCTTCAGACAGACTGAGAATGCCAGCAATCCAGCAAAGGAAAAGTATAAGTATAACTTTATactgttttttaaatttatatatgttatttagaaAAGCTTTGTGCTCTTCGCCTTTTAAGTCCCTGGCTGGCGGGACTAAATATGTGTCAACGTTATAATTTTAATGCTATCTTGATTGCGTCTCACTCCCTTGTTCGACAAATAGTCCATTCATATACAATAATGTATATGTAGCGGGTATAGTTTAGTGGTAAAAGTGTGATTCGTTCTATTAACAACTTAAAAAGTTAAGGGGTCTCTCGGTTTTTTGCATACTCCGATCAAAAACTTTATTTCTTAAAAGGGTTTAATCCTTTACCTCTCAATAGCATATTTGAGGAAGAACATACATTCTCACGATTTGTATCCAAAGTCCAATTAGAAATTCTATTTTCGAAATTGAATAAGAAAATTGGATTATGTATATGGAGTcgtgaaacataattttttttgaattggatcaattcttccaatcgaatgagtatgaataaaggatctatggatgaagatacaaaagtttatttccaatcgtaactagatcttaaattttggtgttgtaaaaGGGAAATTGAAGCCAAACAAGCTAGAAAAGGGTGGTTTTGGTTTACTAGAACCATCAGCATATTGTTTCAGCTCGGTGGAAACCAAATTCTTTTCCTCGGGATCCTGCGAGTGGAAATAGGGAACGAAGTAACTAGACTAGACGGATTTGGTATAATCCCTCTCCTCTAGAGGGATCATCTAGTAAGCGAGTAGTTTGGGATACATTCAGACAGAAAGGCTGACATAGATGTTATGGATCTAATTTTCTCTAGGAATACATCAATCTTCCATAAAGGAGCcgaatgaaatcaaaatttcacGTTCGGTTTTGAATTAGAGACGTTAAAAGTGATCAAGCAACGTCGACTATAACCCCTAGCCTTCCAAGCTAACgatgcgggttcgattcccgctacccgctccatatttcttattatgtattatacatcttattatgttatgtattatacatcttattatgtattatacatacatgcaccatcaatttagatatgcattcttttttattccctaaaatattttccgtgtaatttgattttttatccgaacaaaagaaagtaagaatacaaaaaaataaaataggaatgaaaagcgtccattgtctaatggataggacagaggtcttctaaacctttggtataggttcaaatcctattggacgcaatttatttccatctatttttaaaatggctatactttttaaaaatggctatactaagaaaccctttttgaatcattcgaatcagaactatttctcaatgattactcttgtactaagaatagaatataccaagaatagaataaaagtaagaaatttatgtttgttcctgaagtaaaaacagttcgatctgttcttgaatagcttccttcaaaagaaattctacttcctcggtgaatgtcttggtagaagatataatttcttgaaatttaggtttattgttttttaagtagctacgtaactgactgagaaatttctttacctgtccaatttctagcggatcaagatatccattcgctccggtataaatagtagctatctgttcttccactgcgagagggtctgattgggattgtttaagcaactcgcgtaatcgttgacctcttgccaattgattctgagtagctttatcgagatcagaagcgaattgtgcaaaggcttctaactctgtgaattgcgctagttccaattttgatttgccggctacttgtttcatggctttaatttgagctgcggatcctactctggaaacggaaatacccacattaatagcaggtcggattccagcattgaatagatcggcagataagaatatttgtccatctgtaatggaaattacattagtaggaatataagctgaaacgtctccagattgagtctcaactatcggtaaagcggtcatacttccttcacctaaactagaatttgatttagcggctctttccaaaagtcgtgaatgcaaataaaaaacatctcctggataagcttcacgaccgggaggtcttcttaatagaagagacatttggcgataagcttgtgcctgtttggagagatcatcataaattattaaagtatgttgtccacgatacataaaaaactcagccagagccgctcccgtataaggagcgaggtattgtaatgtagcaggtgaatccgccgtttcggctaccacaatagtatattccatcgcccccttttcccggaaagtagtcactacctgagccacagaagatgctttttgaccaatagctacataaacacatattacattttgacctttttgattgagaatcgtatctgtggctacggctgttttgccggtctgtctgtccccaataattaattctcgctgaccgcgtcctatagggatcatcgaatcaatggcaataagccccgtttgaagaggctcatatacagaacgtctagaaataatacctggggcaggagattcaattaaccgagattcagaagctgaaatttcacctctcccatcaataggtttagccagagcatttataacacgacccaaataaccctcactcacaggtatctgagcaattcgtcctgttgcttttacggaacttccctcttgtatcatcaaaccatcacccattaatacaacgccaacattatttgattccaaattcagagcaatgcctattgtaccctcttgaaactctactaattcacctgccattacttcatcaagaccatgaacacgagcaattccgtcgcctacttgaagtacggtaccggtattcacaatctttatttctctactatattgttcaatacgctcacgaataatattactaatttcgtcggctcgaagggttaccattagtgtttctttattctttttaggaaggaaaagataaaaataatgcctaaactataactaaaaaaagaagggctaatcagttatttcttgcatggccccgagaatgccaatattagcacggatcgtacggaaatgtaactcgctattcaagcaactattcagagttcctagagctccttgtaaggcttgttggaaaactcgttgtcggacctgattaatcgctctttgttgttcaaactgaagggtttcatttttgtaattttctaattgttccaaactattactagtggcattaatcaaattttgtttttctcgttctatttcagagtatccattcattcgatactcatctgcttccatttccactttacgtaagcgagcccgggctctttcgagctgctcaatggcccctttacgtaattcttccgaatttcgaatagtattcaaaatcctctgttttcgattatctaataaatcatttaatgaaagtagattatcttatcattaatttcaaaacttccatgatctcttcccgaaccaaacatgaatctttcgattcatttggctctcacgctcaattatttattttatttatggtgtgggtattcccatatcttttttaatgttttatttatggtgtgggtattcccatatcttttttaatgtaatgagcctaccctctcttttctgtttgtattcaaagatgtcaaaactgatacaagaccagaatatcaggaggactcttccgactagaccagacaaaaatctagaattgtcagcaaagttgtttctttatttgtattttatttatatttgttttgtattttatttatcattttcatttttagaattctatttcatttttcattttaaaaaaatgaaaataataattattatattttttatttgtttcttcaagtccaaaaattcctctttttttatacataggtcgtcatttcggcattagataaaaaaagcaaagtgctcatttttctagtaaatggttcaaattcttttatcgatatgagtgttctatatcaaatcaaataaattaccaactattttttttttaaccatttcgttactaacgtagtggtagaagtggtagaaagagtaccatgttttacctggactttaaacaatttagctttaaccatgttaatggtctcacattattggttgatagagaatcaaagtggatttaccaataagtcacgaaatgctatggttcttacatatgatttcttaatttattcagaagtaattcgtcgagatcgtgcacctttttcctatttctcctataaataccataaataaagtgcagctggatggatccaacctattcttgaaatacacaactcgcacacactccctttccaaaataaatcaatacaccaagcactacacttagat
This window contains:
- the LOC135665138 gene encoding ATP synthase subunit alpha, chloroplastic; this encodes MVTLRADEISNIIRERIEQYSREIKIVNTGTVLQVGDGIARVHGLDEVMAGELVEFQEGTIGIALNLESNNVGVVLMGDGLMIQEGSSVKATGRIAQIPVSEGYLGRVINALAKPIDGRGEISASESRLIESPAPGIISRRSVYEPLQTGLIAIDSMIPIGRGQRELIIGDRQTGKTAVATDTILNQKGQNVICVYVAIGQKASSVAQVVTTFREKGAMEYTIVVAETADSPATLQYLAPYTGAALAEFFMYRGQHTLIIYDDLSKQAQAYRQMSLLLRRPPGREAYPGDVFYLHSRLLERAAKSNSSLGEGSMTALPIVETQSGDVSAYIPTNVISITDGQIFLSADLFNAGIRPAINVGISVSRVGSAAQIKAMKQVAGKSKLELAQFTELEAFAQFASDLDKATQNQLARGQRLRELLKQSQSDPLAVEEQIATIYTGANGYLDPLEIGQVKKFLSQLRSYLKNNKPKFQEIISSTKTFTEEVEFLLKEAIQEQIELFLLQEQT